The Methanothrix soehngenii GP6 genome has a window encoding:
- a CDS encoding type II toxin-antitoxin system VapC family toxin, translating into MIVLDTSALIDLFRGGEEVKGVIGGDVTTTIINYYEIFVGIRRYRSKTEEKFFRRFFSDIRILDFNLTAAERSSEIMARLMDLGISINAFDILISGIAVASGGETLMTKDRDFLSIAKVTELNIKVY; encoded by the coding sequence TTGATCGTCCTGGATACCAGCGCTCTTATTGACCTGTTTCGAGGTGGCGAGGAGGTTAAAGGTGTGATAGGTGGTGATGTCACAACTACTATAATAAATTATTATGAAATATTTGTTGGCATAAGACGTTATAGATCAAAAACTGAGGAGAAATTCTTTCGAAGATTCTTTTCCGATATTAGAATATTGGATTTTAATTTAACCGCTGCGGAAAGGTCGAGCGAGATCATGGCCAGGCTCATGGATCTGGGGATTTCCATCAATGCCTTCGATATACTCATCTCCGGCATTGCAGTGGCAAGCGGTGGTGAGACCTTGATGACGAAGGATAGAGATTTCCTGTCCATTGCCAAAGTGACTGAGCTGAACATTAAGGTTTACTGA
- a CDS encoding tyrosine--tRNA ligase codes for MDKLELVMRNTEEIVTVDELKGLLEKPSRPRAYVGYETSGKVHLGHMLTANKLLDLQRAGFDVVVLLADLHAFLNEKGTLEEVRQIADYNRDCFMALGLDPERTEFVYGTDYQLQPDFMLKILQMARNTSLNRARRSMDEVSRNAENPMVSQMIYPLMQAVDIADLKIDLAVGGIDQRKIHMLAREELPRLGLPAPVCLHTPLIPGLNGEKMSSSKGNNIAVDEPAQDVEKKIKSAFCPAKVVENNPVLAICKYHVFPRMEVGMTISRPEKFGGDVHYASYEQLEADFVSGAMHPMDLKKSCAECMIEILAPVREKMKV; via the coding sequence TTGGACAAGCTCGAGCTGGTGATGAGGAATACAGAAGAGATCGTGACCGTAGATGAATTGAAAGGACTGCTGGAGAAGCCCAGCCGCCCGCGGGCTTATGTGGGCTATGAGACCAGCGGCAAGGTCCATTTGGGCCACATGCTGACCGCCAACAAGCTTCTCGACCTGCAGAGGGCGGGCTTCGATGTGGTCGTTCTTTTAGCCGATCTGCATGCCTTTCTCAATGAGAAGGGAACTCTTGAGGAGGTGCGCCAGATCGCCGACTACAACCGGGACTGCTTTATGGCTTTGGGCCTCGACCCGGAGAGGACGGAGTTCGTCTATGGCACAGATTATCAGCTCCAGCCGGATTTCATGCTCAAGATCCTGCAGATGGCCAGAAATACCTCTCTCAACCGGGCCAGGCGCAGCATGGACGAGGTCAGCCGGAATGCAGAGAACCCCATGGTTTCTCAGATGATATATCCCCTGATGCAGGCGGTCGACATCGCCGACCTGAAGATCGATCTGGCGGTGGGAGGCATAGACCAGCGGAAGATCCACATGCTGGCCCGCGAGGAGCTGCCCCGCCTGGGACTGCCCGCGCCCGTATGTCTGCATACGCCCCTGATTCCAGGACTGAACGGGGAGAAGATGTCCTCCTCTAAGGGGAATAATATCGCGGTGGACGAGCCGGCTCAAGATGTGGAGAAAAAGATCAAGAGCGCCTTCTGCCCGGCAAAAGTGGTAGAGAACAATCCGGTGCTGGCAATATGCAAGTATCACGTCTTCCCCCGGATGGAAGTGGGGATGACCATCAGCAGGCCGGAGAAGTTCGGCGGTGATGTGCATTATGCCAGCTATGAGCAGCTGGAGGCGGATTTTGTCAGCGGGGCCATGCATCCCATGGACCTGAAAAAGTCTTGCGCAGAGTGCATGATCGAGATCCTGGCACCAGTGCGGGAGAAGATGAAGGTGTGA
- a CDS encoding formylmethanofuran dehydrogenase subunit C, producing the protein MAEIKLVPRGKIGITVEAEVIRPDLFAGKTKEQIEELLVWQGPKELPLSQFFEVDIQGNGSPEETKIIIDGDVSRVKRIGQGMNSGMIEILGPAGMYTGAEMTGGKILVRGDAGSWSGMELKGGLLQISGNAGDHVGSAYRGSWRGMTGGQIIIQGDARSQLGGGLAGGSITVEGNVENFCAIRQAGGLLIIKGNAVRGLGAEMSGGTVVILGEVKNFSPGFVHQGIEINPKIGEIELEGRFARFMGDYAVGKNPKGMLYSRMAQEVGE; encoded by the coding sequence ATGGCAGAAATAAAGCTCGTTCCCAGGGGCAAGATTGGCATTACTGTAGAGGCTGAGGTCATCCGTCCCGACCTTTTTGCCGGAAAGACAAAAGAGCAGATAGAGGAGCTTTTGGTCTGGCAAGGACCTAAAGAGCTGCCCTTGAGCCAGTTCTTTGAGGTGGATATTCAGGGGAATGGCTCTCCAGAGGAGACGAAGATCATAATCGATGGGGATGTATCCCGGGTAAAGCGCATCGGCCAGGGGATGAACTCCGGCATGATCGAGATTTTGGGACCGGCGGGAATGTACACCGGAGCAGAGATGACAGGGGGCAAGATCCTGGTCCGAGGCGATGCCGGCTCCTGGTCAGGCATGGAATTGAAAGGAGGCCTGCTGCAGATATCCGGGAACGCGGGAGATCATGTGGGCTCTGCTTACCGAGGCAGCTGGCGGGGGATGACCGGCGGCCAGATCATAATCCAGGGAGATGCGAGGAGCCAGCTGGGCGGCGGCCTGGCGGGAGGATCGATAACTGTGGAGGGCAACGTTGAGAACTTCTGCGCCATCCGCCAGGCAGGAGGCCTGCTAATCATCAAGGGCAATGCGGTTCGAGGTCTGGGAGCGGAGATGAGCGGTGGCACGGTGGTGATTTTAGGGGAGGTGAAGAACTTCTCCCCAGGCTTTGTCCATCAGGGAATCGAGATCAATCCCAAGATCGGCGAGATCGAGCTGGAGGGGAGGTTTGCTCGTTTCATGGGCGACTATGCCGTCGGCAAGAATCCCAAGGGGATGCTTTACTCCAGAATGGCCCAGGAGGTGGGAGAATGA
- a CDS encoding DUF2117 domain-containing protein yields MIPPSSKRIGVVVHGPEIIDSGGAVQLINHLKQMGRVNAVLGGTMGRVAVIDADLEGVITINTRRRPSISIRDMAADSDIVIILNQAKSRETGLAFGTMVARLAGIDKPLIQIDCGGRFVADLTLSHFASDSEDINEEGLAVAARLAADLGLDLLRPRPRDCTLIQGDTVRRIMTGVIPGELISVNGTVIGRAIGAEVEIKAKGGKIIDLKGAEPKMHGLEKLHRVDLEKAIIRSGSIRRSTVRPRIGENRGEGAAFIDHCAEDAFEAAGGAAVALTVGDDTTAIAGDILARLGIAVVGIVDGDIDRLAGSLTILPGSIIIRVRPGYDDIVGGRAREEIFRGEDRISISAPDLADRVKELAGELLLERKEIRSDLA; encoded by the coding sequence ATGATCCCCCCATCCAGCAAGAGAATCGGGGTGGTAGTACACGGTCCGGAGATAATAGACTCAGGCGGAGCTGTGCAGCTGATAAATCACCTGAAGCAGATGGGAAGGGTGAACGCCGTTCTGGGAGGGACCATGGGCAGGGTGGCGGTCATTGATGCGGATCTGGAGGGGGTCATAACCATCAACACCAGAAGGCGGCCGAGCATTTCCATCCGGGATATGGCAGCGGATTCGGATATTGTCATCATTCTCAACCAGGCCAAGAGCCGGGAGACCGGCCTGGCCTTCGGGACAATGGTGGCAAGGCTTGCCGGAATCGATAAACCCCTGATCCAGATCGATTGCGGCGGGAGGTTTGTGGCCGATCTCACCCTCAGCCATTTCGCTTCAGATTCTGAAGACATCAATGAAGAGGGTCTGGCAGTCGCCGCCAGGCTGGCAGCAGATCTGGGGCTGGATCTGCTGCGGCCCAGGCCCAGGGATTGCACCCTGATCCAAGGGGATACTGTACGGCGCATTATGACCGGGGTGATTCCCGGAGAGCTGATATCCGTTAACGGTACGGTCATCGGCCGGGCAATCGGAGCAGAGGTGGAGATCAAGGCCAAAGGGGGAAAGATAATTGACCTGAAAGGAGCCGAGCCGAAAATGCACGGCCTGGAAAAGCTGCATCGGGTAGATCTGGAAAAGGCTATCATCCGCAGCGGCTCCATCAGGCGGAGCACTGTCAGGCCAAGGATAGGAGAGAATCGGGGAGAGGGTGCAGCATTCATCGACCATTGTGCAGAAGATGCCTTCGAGGCGGCAGGAGGAGCAGCCGTGGCCCTGACGGTGGGAGACGACACCACGGCCATTGCCGGCGATATTCTCGCCCGCCTGGGAATTGCTGTGGTCGGGATCGTGGACGGGGACATCGATCGCCTCGCCGGGAGCCTGACCATCTTGCCGGGCAGCATCATCATCAGGGTTCGGCCGGGCTACGATGATATCGTGGGAGGGCGGGCAAGAGAAGAGATCTTCCGGGGTGAGGATAGGATCTCTATCAGCGCCCCTGATCTGGCGGATAGGGTGAAAGAATTGGCGGGCGAGCTTCTTTTAGAGAGAAAAGAGATCAGATCCGATCTCGCTTGA
- a CDS encoding molybdopterin dinucleotide binding domain-containing protein, giving the protein MTGVFLLNTGSTIEEGRLAKGGSKLTDDYTRECAVCEMNLADFLAMGSPDRVKVTSRDGHSVVVYAYGAEKLSSGQVFMPRAIWSNVVVDPETFSSGSPLYKGSPVKVEPSNDMVLSAEELTAKLYKLQKRG; this is encoded by the coding sequence ATGACGGGAGTGTTTCTGCTGAACACCGGCAGCACAATCGAGGAGGGCAGACTGGCCAAAGGGGGAAGCAAGCTCACCGATGACTATACCCGGGAATGCGCCGTCTGCGAGATGAACCTGGCGGACTTCCTGGCCATGGGTTCACCTGATAGAGTTAAAGTAACCAGCAGGGACGGCCACTCGGTTGTAGTTTATGCTTATGGAGCGGAGAAGCTCTCTTCTGGCCAGGTCTTCATGCCCAGAGCCATCTGGTCCAATGTGGTGGTGGACCCGGAGACCTTCTCTTCCGGCTCACCCCTTTACAAGGGCTCGCCGGTGAAAGTTGAGCCCTCAAATGATATGGTCCTCTCGGCGGAGGAGCTAACAGCAAAGCTATACAAGCTGCAAAAGCGGGGTTAG
- a CDS encoding molybdenum cofactor guanylyltransferase: MRSAIILAGGNSHRLGVEKALLEFGGRPLICWMAKTLLSAADELVVVARDQKHAKRLAEIVSDRTLLDQTHSDRVRIHFTWDRVSGFGPVAGLEAGLGMARGRFAFAAACDLPFLNGMVIQRLFELADPGRGYEAAVPVQPNGYFEPLHSVYEREKMQASCQRALESGERRIHVPLQELVVNRVSKELLLPMDPELLSFFNLNTREDLEKARALWQEKGKKG; this comes from the coding sequence ATGCGATCCGCTATAATCCTGGCAGGAGGAAACAGCCATCGCCTGGGTGTGGAGAAGGCGCTCTTGGAGTTTGGTGGAAGGCCGCTCATCTGCTGGATGGCCAAGACTCTCCTCTCTGCTGCCGATGAGCTTGTGGTGGTGGCCAGAGATCAAAAGCATGCGAAGAGGCTAGCAGAGATCGTATCGGACAGAACTCTCTTGGATCAGACCCATTCAGATCGAGTCCGGATTCATTTCACCTGGGACAGAGTCAGCGGATTCGGGCCGGTGGCGGGGCTTGAAGCGGGATTGGGGATGGCCAGGGGCAGGTTCGCCTTTGCGGCAGCATGCGATCTTCCTTTTCTGAACGGGATGGTAATCCAGAGGCTTTTTGAGCTGGCGGACCCAGGAAGGGGCTATGAGGCGGCTGTTCCTGTGCAGCCTAATGGATATTTCGAGCCCCTCCATTCCGTCTATGAGAGGGAGAAGATGCAAGCATCTTGCCAGAGGGCTTTGGAGAGCGGGGAGAGAAGGATTCATGTTCCCCTGCAGGAGCTGGTCGTCAATCGGGTCTCAAAAGAGCTTCTGCTGCCGATGGACCCCGAGCTTCTCTCTTTTTTCAACCTCAATACCAGAGAGGATCTGGAAAAGGCAAGAGCTCTATGGCAGGAGAAAGGCAAAAAAGGCTGA
- a CDS encoding ADP-dependent glucokinase/phosphofructokinase, with protein sequence MKIICAYPVNLDALYDLGEERISRFIQSADPSGIKSEMKGSIRSREDLISSLLYCIQQGSGAEILVESLQLAEEIEASFPWSFRLGGNAGIMANLLAELGARPILNAPALEPRLGALLHPGVGIPVSGRLIEPSLAAERPDLSSEVLHFVFQFKESDRIPSPQGPISAAKDNRFIATYDPVNTRMVSNQDFDAYCQDHIQEIEGAILSGFHLAPLDRYREIFPPRIEQIRSWKEANPNIYIHVEMGSFQSPGIARHFLRLLEKADSLGLNEDELETATAEYSAIGSSTVLSTVLSTARPKMSQWQERMQKAAGLREHLGIFRVSVHTRDYILSIMEEGKITAKEELLSLQKGADAAAALAATGSAKGMPPNEVNPRGLEAQREFCRLGAEAAGVGRGAFHKRDGLVVSLMPSLLAREPRITVGLGDTATAATFYQELQAIKRDRI encoded by the coding sequence ATGAAAATCATCTGCGCCTACCCGGTAAATCTCGATGCGTTATACGACCTCGGTGAAGAGAGGATATCCCGTTTCATCCAATCAGCCGATCCTTCAGGGATAAAAAGCGAGATGAAGGGATCGATCAGGAGCCGGGAGGATCTCATATCCTCACTCCTATACTGCATCCAGCAGGGATCGGGTGCGGAGATCCTGGTCGAGAGCCTGCAGCTGGCAGAAGAGATTGAGGCCTCCTTTCCCTGGAGCTTCCGCCTGGGGGGTAACGCCGGAATCATGGCCAACCTACTGGCCGAACTGGGGGCCAGGCCGATTCTGAATGCACCAGCCCTCGAACCCAGGCTGGGAGCGCTACTTCATCCCGGTGTGGGAATTCCAGTCTCTGGACGCCTTATCGAGCCATCCCTGGCGGCGGAAAGGCCGGATCTAAGCTCAGAGGTGCTGCATTTCGTCTTCCAGTTCAAAGAAAGCGATCGCATCCCCTCACCTCAAGGGCCGATATCTGCAGCCAAAGACAATCGCTTCATAGCCACCTACGATCCGGTGAACACCAGAATGGTATCGAACCAGGACTTCGACGCCTACTGTCAGGATCATATCCAGGAAATCGAAGGTGCCATACTATCCGGCTTTCACCTCGCTCCCCTGGACCGGTACCGAGAGATCTTCCCCCCCAGGATCGAGCAGATCAGGAGCTGGAAAGAGGCGAACCCCAATATCTACATCCATGTGGAGATGGGCTCATTTCAAAGCCCGGGGATCGCCAGGCACTTTCTCCGGCTCCTCGAAAAGGCAGACAGCCTGGGCCTGAACGAGGATGAGCTGGAGACGGCGACAGCAGAATATTCCGCGATTGGTTCATCGACTGTTTTATCGACTGTTTTATCGACCGCCAGGCCAAAAATGAGCCAGTGGCAGGAGAGGATGCAAAAAGCGGCGGGACTGAGAGAACATCTGGGCATCTTCAGGGTCTCAGTCCATACCAGAGACTACATTCTGAGCATTATGGAAGAGGGAAAGATCACTGCAAAAGAAGAGCTTCTCTCTCTGCAAAAAGGCGCAGATGCTGCGGCCGCTCTGGCTGCTACCGGCTCGGCAAAGGGAATGCCGCCAAATGAGGTCAATCCCAGGGGTCTGGAGGCCCAAAGGGAATTCTGTCGACTGGGGGCAGAGGCTGCAGGAGTGGGACGGGGAGCTTTTCACAAAAGAGATGGGCTGGTGGTATCCTTGATGCCTTCCCTTCTGGCTAGAGAGCCGCGCATCACCGTGGGCCTGGGTGATACCGCTACTGCCGCCACCTTCTACCAGGAGCTGCAGGCGATCAAGCGAGATCGGATCTGA
- a CDS encoding bifunctional methylenetetrahydrofolate dehydrogenase/methenyltetrahydrofolate cyclohydrolase — translation MIELTTIIDGKALAGEVEAETLERAKKLANKAIVPGLATVLVGENPASQMYIRLKHSACSRAGIRSENVLLPESSTEEEIIAKIEELNLREDINGILLQLPLPGGLNPQRAMMSILPEKDVDGFHPRNMGALLLGAERLVPCTPLGIIYALERLDKKLEGTEVVIVGHSNVVGKPLAAMMLNRNATVQVCHVFTRDLAEHTRDADILVVAAGVPGLIKKEMVRPGAYIFDVGINRVGDKTVGDVDYEEVSQIAGAITPVPGGVGPLTVAMLLRQTLNATEDQTKDQQ, via the coding sequence GTGATCGAACTGACAACTATAATAGATGGAAAGGCTCTTGCCGGTGAGGTGGAGGCGGAGACGCTCGAGAGGGCGAAAAAGCTTGCTAATAAGGCTATAGTTCCCGGCCTGGCTACAGTTTTAGTGGGAGAGAACCCGGCCTCGCAGATGTACATCCGTCTCAAGCACTCCGCCTGCTCCCGGGCAGGAATAAGATCCGAGAACGTGCTTTTGCCGGAAAGCAGCACAGAAGAGGAGATCATCGCCAAAATAGAGGAGCTTAACCTTCGGGAGGATATCAACGGCATACTGCTTCAGCTGCCCCTCCCTGGGGGACTGAATCCTCAGAGGGCGATGATGAGCATTCTCCCCGAGAAGGATGTGGATGGATTTCATCCCCGGAATATGGGGGCATTGCTTTTGGGAGCGGAGAGGCTGGTGCCCTGCACTCCTCTGGGGATCATCTATGCCTTAGAGAGGCTTGATAAGAAGCTGGAGGGGACGGAGGTTGTCATTGTCGGCCACAGCAATGTGGTGGGCAAGCCCCTGGCGGCCATGATGCTCAACCGCAATGCTACGGTGCAGGTATGCCATGTCTTTACCCGCGACCTGGCCGAGCACACTCGCGATGCAGATATACTGGTGGTGGCCGCCGGAGTTCCAGGCCTCATCAAAAAGGAGATGGTCCGGCCTGGAGCCTATATTTTTGATGTGGGCATAAACCGGGTAGGAGACAAGACGGTGGGAGATGTGGACTATGAGGAGGTATCCCAGATCGCGGGAGCGATAACACCGGTTCCAGGCGGGGTTGGGCCGCTCACCGTGGCCATGCTCCTTCGGCAGACCCTGAATGCCACAGAGGATCAGACAAAGGACCAACAGTAA
- a CDS encoding DUF2098 domain-containing protein — MAEIREDSLVRYMGTGTIGKVKVLKTEDDGTVWAYLDSTGLYYKLDTLELIEKPPERKELEGMTLEQIQERFKQTQEMMDAAKMQDENLETGG; from the coding sequence ATGGCAGAGATAAGAGAGGACAGTCTGGTCAGGTACATGGGCACCGGCACCATTGGAAAGGTAAAGGTGCTGAAGACAGAGGATGATGGAACCGTCTGGGCCTATCTGGATAGCACTGGGCTCTACTACAAGCTTGATACACTGGAGCTTATTGAGAAGCCACCGGAGAGAAAGGAGCTTGAGGGCATGACGCTCGAGCAGATCCAGGAGAGGTTCAAGCAGACGCAAGAGATGATGGATGCTGCCAAGATGCAGGATGAAAACCTGGAGACTGGCGGATAA
- a CDS encoding DUF2121 domain-containing protein: MSLVVALTKSKEAVIGGDRRSITFLGSWPELEEELYCGRISDDEALLAKAMEIGAILQVTDGRDKVWRRGDLLVGEVTEITPQLERRRRIYLAPGSQLQVDITGKEVRIRDRGAMGCIIYGNRFTQQIAVSIVVQADGRVDEALIRKIFQEAAERTASVSQEHVILKSERMLSNPQKALEKALEEDCQENGWKLCDPL; the protein is encoded by the coding sequence ATGTCCCTGGTAGTCGCCCTGACTAAGAGCAAGGAAGCGGTGATAGGAGGCGACAGGCGTTCCATCACCTTCCTGGGCAGCTGGCCCGAGCTCGAGGAGGAGCTCTATTGTGGCCGGATCTCGGATGATGAGGCTCTTTTGGCCAAAGCTATGGAGATTGGGGCCATTCTGCAGGTAACAGACGGCAGGGACAAGGTCTGGAGGCGGGGCGACCTTTTGGTGGGGGAGGTAACAGAGATCACCCCCCAGCTGGAGAGGCGCAGAAGGATCTACCTCGCCCCTGGGAGCCAGCTGCAGGTCGACATCACCGGGAAGGAGGTCAGGATCCGAGATCGCGGAGCTATGGGATGCATCATTTATGGAAATCGGTTCACCCAGCAGATTGCTGTATCTATTGTCGTTCAGGCCGACGGCCGGGTGGATGAGGCTCTGATCCGGAAGATCTTCCAGGAGGCAGCAGAGAGAACGGCTTCTGTCAGCCAGGAGCATGTGATATTGAAGAGCGAGAGGATGCTCTCCAACCCCCAAAAGGCTCTGGAGAAAGCCCTGGAGGAGGACTGCCAGGAGAATGGCTGGAAGCTATGCGATCCGCTATAA
- a CDS encoding formylmethanofuran dehydrogenase subunit B: MVTKNIVCPVCGASCDDIQVELEGQGLTVRNACKMGNAKFQEVVSPHRIKEPLVRVDGDLRRASWDEAIEMTARILANSERPLLFMGSETSTEAMEVGIHMAEFLGGIADSNSTVCHGPTTMGIQEAGRVGATAGQSKSRADLTVYWGSNPLESMPRHMSRYAVYPRGYWTQRGRFDRTVICVDPRRSITAENADLHIQLNPNTDYELLSALLTLLHGKRPHQTVEEVTGVSISEMERMLEMMKSCNYGAIYVGLGIASSYGKHRNAELAFNLVKELNSHTKFVIGALRGHCNVAGFNQIASYLYGFPFGLDFARGYPRYNPGEYTAVDVLRDRDVDAAFILSADLVSHFPAACSEYLAQIPVACIDIAPCPTTMISDVVLPGVIDAMECDGTFYRLDDVPIYFQPFTSSPFSFTESNVDTMNQIFKRVKRIKGK, encoded by the coding sequence ATGGTAACAAAAAATATTGTCTGTCCAGTCTGCGGGGCCTCCTGTGATGATATTCAGGTGGAGCTGGAGGGTCAGGGTCTTACGGTCAGGAATGCCTGCAAGATGGGCAATGCCAAGTTCCAGGAGGTCGTAAGCCCTCACAGAATTAAGGAGCCGCTTGTAAGAGTGGATGGAGATCTGAGACGGGCGAGCTGGGATGAGGCCATTGAGATGACAGCGAGGATCCTGGCAAACTCGGAGCGTCCCCTGCTTTTCATGGGCAGCGAGACCTCTACTGAGGCAATGGAGGTGGGAATCCATATGGCAGAGTTCCTGGGGGGCATAGCCGACTCGAACTCCACCGTCTGTCACGGGCCCACCACCATGGGCATTCAGGAGGCTGGACGGGTGGGGGCTACCGCCGGACAGAGCAAGTCGAGGGCGGACCTGACGGTCTACTGGGGCTCCAATCCCCTGGAGTCCATGCCCAGGCACATGTCCCGTTATGCCGTCTATCCCCGGGGCTACTGGACCCAAAGGGGGAGGTTTGACCGGACGGTCATCTGCGTCGACCCCAGGAGAAGCATCACCGCTGAGAATGCGGACCTGCACATTCAGCTCAATCCCAATACCGACTATGAGCTGCTCAGTGCCCTTCTCACCCTCCTGCACGGCAAAAGGCCGCACCAAACGGTTGAAGAGGTGACGGGCGTCTCCATCTCCGAGATGGAAAGGATGCTGGAGATGATGAAGAGCTGCAACTACGGGGCCATTTATGTGGGCCTGGGCATCGCTTCCTCATACGGAAAGCACCGCAATGCAGAGCTGGCCTTCAACCTGGTAAAGGAGCTGAACAGCCACACCAAGTTCGTGATCGGGGCGCTCAGAGGGCACTGCAATGTGGCCGGATTCAACCAGATAGCATCATATCTTTACGGTTTCCCCTTCGGTCTGGATTTCGCTCGCGGCTATCCCCGCTACAATCCGGGAGAGTACACAGCAGTGGATGTCCTCAGGGATCGGGATGTAGATGCCGCTTTCATCCTATCGGCGGATCTGGTCTCCCACTTTCCCGCTGCGTGCTCGGAGTATCTGGCCCAAATTCCCGTGGCCTGCATAGATATCGCTCCCTGTCCGACCACCATGATCTCTGATGTGGTCCTGCCGGGAGTGATCGATGCCATGGAGTGCGACGGCACCTTCTACCGTCTGGACGATGTGCCCATCTACTTCCAGCCGTTCACCAGCTCGCCCTTCTCCTTTACAGAGAGCAATGTCGATACCATGAACCAGATATTCAAGCGGGTGAAAAGGATAAAGGGAAAGTAA
- a CDS encoding antitoxin VapB family protein, which translates to MASKTISIRDDVYKLLKDAKREEESFSDAIERLLKKDKVNLSEYFGALKEDPILDRLEADSKRIREMARSRV; encoded by the coding sequence ATGGCATCCAAGACCATTTCCATTAGAGACGATGTATATAAACTGCTTAAAGATGCAAAGAGAGAAGAAGAGAGCTTTAGCGATGCAATAGAAAGGTTGCTCAAGAAGGATAAAGTCAATCTATCTGAATACTTTGGAGCTCTTAAGGAAGATCCGATTTTAGACCGGCTGGAAGCAGATTCTAAGAGGATAAGAGAGATGGCGAGGTCGAGAGTTTGA
- the aroA gene encoding 3-phosphoshikimate 1-carboxyvinyltransferase — translation MIASVECSAVSGEVYAPPSKSYTHRAILITSLGPGGRVLRPLLSADTLATISASEAFGAKIGKEEKKDDLFIDGVGDLPQTPENVIDVLNSGTTLRFCSAVAALTDGAVLTGDSSIRTRPNGPLLDSLRELGADAFSIKNNGKAPLVIRGKMLGGTAHLQGGLSSQFLSALFIASPLAERETRIRIVGELKSRPYAEITLDMLHDAGITIEEGEQEFIVPGGQSFDLERYTIPGDFSSASYPLAAAAVTGSEVMVKGILPSRQGDSAIIDILTLMGAQVSWNRESGDLRIKGGELEGIEIDAGRTPDLVPTIAVLGAVAKGTTTVVNAEHVRHKETDRLHAMAVELTKMGAKVKERPDGLEITGGKLHGASVHGYHDHRIVMALTVAGLVAGETRIDTAEAVDVSYPGFFREMERLGARVRVE, via the coding sequence ATGATCGCCTCAGTCGAGTGCTCTGCTGTATCCGGCGAGGTCTATGCCCCTCCCTCGAAGAGCTACACCCACCGCGCTATTCTGATCACCTCTCTTGGCCCGGGAGGGAGAGTCCTGCGGCCGTTGCTCTCTGCCGATACCCTGGCCACGATATCTGCCAGCGAGGCCTTCGGGGCCAAGATAGGGAAAGAAGAGAAAAAGGACGACCTCTTTATAGATGGGGTGGGAGATCTGCCCCAGACCCCAGAGAATGTGATAGACGTGCTGAACTCAGGCACCACGCTGCGCTTCTGCTCGGCGGTGGCAGCGCTCACCGATGGGGCAGTGCTGACAGGTGACTCCTCCATTCGCACCCGGCCCAATGGACCGTTGCTTGACTCCCTCAGAGAGCTGGGAGCGGATGCCTTCTCCATTAAGAATAACGGCAAAGCCCCCCTGGTCATCAGAGGGAAGATGTTGGGCGGCACAGCGCACCTGCAAGGTGGGCTGAGCAGCCAGTTTCTCTCTGCTCTCTTCATTGCCTCTCCCCTGGCGGAAAGGGAGACGAGGATTCGGATTGTGGGAGAGCTGAAGTCCCGCCCCTATGCAGAGATCACACTGGATATGCTCCATGATGCAGGGATAACGATAGAGGAAGGGGAGCAGGAGTTCATTGTACCTGGAGGCCAGAGCTTCGACCTGGAAAGGTATACCATCCCTGGCGACTTCTCCTCTGCCTCTTACCCCCTGGCCGCCGCTGCGGTCACCGGATCGGAGGTGATGGTGAAAGGGATCCTGCCCTCCAGACAGGGGGATTCGGCCATCATCGATATCCTGACCCTCATGGGGGCCCAGGTTTCCTGGAACAGGGAATCAGGGGATCTGAGGATCAAAGGAGGAGAGCTGGAGGGAATAGAGATCGATGCTGGCAGAACGCCGGATCTGGTTCCTACCATCGCCGTCCTGGGTGCAGTGGCAAAGGGCACGACGACGGTTGTGAATGCGGAGCACGTCCGCCACAAGGAGACGGACAGGCTTCATGCCATGGCCGTCGAGCTGACGAAGATGGGGGCGAAGGTCAAAGAGCGGCCGGACGGCCTGGAGATCACGGGCGGAAAGCTGCACGGGGCGAGCGTTCACGGCTATCACGACCACAGGATCGTCATGGCGCTGACAGTGGCGGGCCTTGTGGCCGGTGAGACGAGGATCGATACCGCTGAGGCAGTGGATGTGAGCTATCCGGGATTCTTCAGGGAGATGGAGAGGCTGGGGGCAAGGGTGAGGGTGGAGTGA